Proteins from one Setaria italica strain Yugu1 chromosome V, Setaria_italica_v2.0, whole genome shotgun sequence genomic window:
- the LOC101787000 gene encoding phospholipase A1-Igamma1, chloroplastic → MAASFSSCPSLPISHRRPALIVFQQQQPLTGGRSLPNAAQRRRCSCQVASVATTDRWAPAVTGDIDRGSQSQLAETSGRSDDGQLAARWREIHGSSNWEGLLDPIDPVLRAELIRYGEFAQATYDSFDYERFSPYSGSCRYPAKTFFEDVGLVGAGYEVSRYLYATCNDLKLPNFGNPKHKSADDDKLWSESGTFIGYVAVSTDEETARIGRRDIAVVWRGTTTRLEWVADLTTNQRPLCEMGIPCPDSNVKVEMGFAELYTGKDVDCRFCRYSAREQALAEVRKLVELYHGRGEEVSVTITGHSLGSALAMLNAFDVAETGANATPSGGAAPVCVFSFAGPRVGNLGFRERFERELGVRALRVVNVHDWVPKVPGAIFNEAAFPEAVLRAVDGLGVAGVYTHLGVALELDHRASPFLKDTIDITCYHNLEAHLHLLDGFRSRGEGFELSGRDPALVNKSTDFLRDEHKVPPVWYQAENKGLVKTEDGRWVLRPRHRDIAEHPEDTDHYLQRLGLTTSSLIMCGLSTPLIPKFLPRPLGLATSGMFASAYKPTEKLKRLICCERKTLFGG, encoded by the coding sequence ATGGCAGCCAGCTTCTCTTCCTGCCCGAGCCTCCCCATCAGCCATCGCCGGCCGGCGCTGATCGTCTTCCAGCAGCAACAGCCCTTGACCGGGGGCCGGTCGCTCCCTAACGCGGCGCAACGCCGTCGTTGTTCCTGCCAGGTCGCCTCGGTGGCGACAACCGACCGGTGGGCCCCGGCAGTGACCGGGGACATTGACCGTGGCTCTCAGTCTCAGCTCGCCGAAACGTCCGGGCGCTCCGACGACGGGCAACTGGCCGCGCGGTGGCGGGAGATCCACGGCAGCAGCAACTGGGAGGGGCTTCTGGACCCCATCGACCCAGTGCTCCGCGCGGAGCTCATCCGCTACGGCGAGTTCGCGCAGGCTACCTACGACAGCTTCGACTACGAACGCTTCTCCCCCTACTCCGGCAGCTGCAGGTACCCGGCCAAGACCTTCTTCGAGGACGtcggcctcgtcggcgccggctaCGAGGTCAGCCGCTACCTCTACGCCACCTGCAACGATCTCAAGCTCCCCAACTTCGGGAACCCGAAGCACAAGTCCGCCGACGACGACAAGCTGTGGAGCGAGTCGGGCACCTTCATCGGCTACGTCGCCGTGTCGACTGATGAGGAGACGGCGCGCATCGGCCGCCGGGACATCGCCGTCGTGTGGCGCGGCACGACCACCCGCCTCGAGTGGGTGGCCGACCTGACGACCAACCAGAGGCCTTTGTGCGAGATGGGGATCCCGTGCCCGGACTCCAACGTGAAGGTCGAGATGGGGTTCGCGGAGCTCTACACCGGCAAGGACGTGGACTGCCGCTTCTGCAGGTACTCGGCGCGGGAGCAGGCGCTGGCGGAGGTGCGGAAGCTGGTGGAGCTCTACCACGGCCGGGGCGAGGAGGTGAGCGTGACGATCACCGGCCACAGCCTGGGCAGCGCGCTGGCGATGCTCAACGCCTTCGACGTCGCGGAGACGGGCGCGAACGCGACGccgagcggcggggcggcgccggtCTGCGTGTTCTCCTTCGCGGGGCCGCGTGTGGGGAACCTTGGGTTCCGGGAGCGGTTCGAGCGGGAGCTCGGCGTGCGGGCGCTCCGCGTCGTGAACGTGCACGACTGGGTGCCCAAGGTCCCCGGCGCGATCTTCAACGAGGCGGCGTTCCCGGAGGCGGTGCTGCGGGCGGTGGACGGGCTGGGCGTGGCCGGCGTGTACACGCACCTGGGCGTGGCGCTGGAGCTCGACCATAGGGCGTCGCCGTTCCTGAAGGACACCATCGACATCACGTGCTACCATAACCTGGAGGCGCATCTCCACCTGCTCGACGGCTTCCGGAGCCGCGGCGAGGGGTTCGAGCTCAGTGGGAGGGACCCGGCGCTGGTGAACAAGTCGACCGACTTCCTCCGCGACGAGCACAAGGTGCCGCCGGTGTGGTACCAGGCGGAGAACAAGGGCTTGGTCAAGACGGAGGACGGACGATGGGTTCTGCGGCCACGCCACAGGGACATCGCCGAACACCCGGAGGACACCGACCACTACCTCCAGCGGCTCGGTCTCACCACGTCAAGCTTAATTATGTGTGGCCTATCAACTCCCCTTATTCCGAAGTTCCTGCCGCGCCCCCTGGGCCTGGCCACAtcgggcatgttcgcttcagcttataagccgactgaaaagctgaaacggctgatttgttgtgagaggaaaacactgtttggtggctga
- the LOC101786607 gene encoding pentatricopeptide repeat-containing protein At4g18975, chloroplastic isoform X1, whose product MLGHLRRSLRALHGLPITGRAACRPVPLHQFWSSHIQPISGSGWCNKHAARDFSTSKNMTSGGVYLQKELESTKPMKDTDIIINRIQKSTRELEQGPIGKNLSSEEKRKFLFNTLLGLEDSREAVYSTLDAWVAFEQDFPLASLKQALSVLEKEGQWHRIIQVIKWMLSKGQGNTMNTYELLVRALEKDNRAEEAHIMWQKKTSHDLHSVPWRFCHHMLSIYYRNNMLDRLVKLFKDLEACGRKPRSKDIIRKVGDAYEMQGKLEEKIVLLENYKDLYSKPSRDYRKKGSKSKKTQMNKTDGVLRVLGQSCDEPNDG is encoded by the exons atgcTTGGGCATCTCCGGCGCTCCCTCCGCGCTCTTCACGGCTTACCCatcaccggccgcgccgcctgcaGACCCGTCCCCCTCCACCA ATTTTGGAGTTCCCATATACAG CCCATATCTGGTTCTGGTTGGTGTAACAAGCATGCTGCCAGAGATTTCTCTACTTCCAAAAACATGACCAGCGGTGGAGTATATCTTCAAAAGGAGTTGGAATCAACTAAGCCCATGAAG GATACTGATATTATAATCAATCGCATACAAAAGAGCACAAGGGAATTGGAACAAGGGCCTATTGGAAAAAATCTGTCTTCAGAGGAGAAAAGGAAATTTCTTTTCAACACT CTCCTTGGCCTCGAAGATTCAAGGGAAGCTGTTTACAGCACCCTTGATGCTTGGGTTGCCTTTGAGCAGGATTTTCCTCTGGCTTCACTAAAGCAAGCACTTTCAGTTCTTGAAAAGGAGGGACAATGGCATAGAATTATCCAG GTGATAAAATGGATGCTGAGCAAAGGGCAAGGAAATACAATGAACACATATGAGCTACTAGTGCGTGCACTTGAGAAGGATAATAGAGCTGAGGAAGCACATATAATGTGGCAGAAAAAAACAAGCCATGACCTGCATTCGGTTCCTTGGCGATTCTGCCATCATATGTTGTCTATCTACTATAGAAACAATATGCTCGACAGGCTTGTGAAG CTCTTCAAAGATTTAGAAGCCTGTGGTCGTAAACCTCGAAGCAAAGATATTATACGAAAAGTTGGAGATGCATACGAAATGCAAGGAAAACTAGAAGAAAAGATAGTGTTGCTTGAAAATTACAAGGATTTATACAGCAAGCCATCTCGAGATTATCGAAAGAAAGGCTCCAAATCCAAAAAGACTCAGATGAATAAAACAGACG GAGTTCTTAGAGTTCTTGGCCAATCATGCGATGAGCCAAACGATGGCTGA
- the LOC101786607 gene encoding pentatricopeptide repeat-containing protein At4g21190 isoform X2, whose product MLGHLRRSLRALHGLPITGRAACRPVPLHQFWSSHIQPISGSGWCNKHAARDFSTSKNMTSGGVYLQKELESTKPMKDTDIIINRIQKSTRELEQGPIGKNLSSEEKRKFLFNTLLGLEDSREAVYSTLDAWVAFEQDFPLASLKQALSVLEKEGQWHRIIQVIKWMLSKGQGNTMNTYELLVRALEKDNRAEEAHIMWQKKTSHDLHSVPWRFCHHMLSIYYRNNMLDRLVKI is encoded by the exons atgcTTGGGCATCTCCGGCGCTCCCTCCGCGCTCTTCACGGCTTACCCatcaccggccgcgccgcctgcaGACCCGTCCCCCTCCACCA ATTTTGGAGTTCCCATATACAG CCCATATCTGGTTCTGGTTGGTGTAACAAGCATGCTGCCAGAGATTTCTCTACTTCCAAAAACATGACCAGCGGTGGAGTATATCTTCAAAAGGAGTTGGAATCAACTAAGCCCATGAAG GATACTGATATTATAATCAATCGCATACAAAAGAGCACAAGGGAATTGGAACAAGGGCCTATTGGAAAAAATCTGTCTTCAGAGGAGAAAAGGAAATTTCTTTTCAACACT CTCCTTGGCCTCGAAGATTCAAGGGAAGCTGTTTACAGCACCCTTGATGCTTGGGTTGCCTTTGAGCAGGATTTTCCTCTGGCTTCACTAAAGCAAGCACTTTCAGTTCTTGAAAAGGAGGGACAATGGCATAGAATTATCCAG GTGATAAAATGGATGCTGAGCAAAGGGCAAGGAAATACAATGAACACATATGAGCTACTAGTGCGTGCACTTGAGAAGGATAATAGAGCTGAGGAAGCACATATAATGTGGCAGAAAAAAACAAGCCATGACCTGCATTCGGTTCCTTGGCGATTCTGCCATCATATGTTGTCTATCTACTATAGAAACAATATGCTCGACAGGCTTGTGAAG ATTTAG